From one Nothobranchius furzeri strain GRZ-AD chromosome 2, NfurGRZ-RIMD1, whole genome shotgun sequence genomic stretch:
- the LOC107376795 gene encoding FHF complex subunit HOOK-interacting protein 1A isoform X2 — protein MLGHCFYVLRAPYLSSCKTSYLPVCLSSSPRLNPRLISASLTGMVLATGLSGLYSSLPARLQVYSEDWHRLDPADWQQVPALVHFLHSLDFCGAVIKVAHPSIRSQLLSYIYNGFLVPVLAPALHKLTVEEVMTTTAYLDLFLRSISEPALLQTFLSFILLHRHDNVHILDTLVSRVNTPFQLGTVSLALFGTLIGLFCEDVMLQLVFRYLIPCRHLSQSRCSSLKQRDRSSICTFSSASFLFLMPSWCPARLHNTNTHSEHIHWPKGADLSVSDSVGYCRGLEFLMDVNYLHYLWDARQAVSTSHRACLFWSAPYDGIDPPPQEYRPDTPGDLTDDEEELIERLKRDSICSLVVHPPPSFLSPTPSSTDTVSTCNQAGRVSSAMELEWDDIFGDEDRSSPAVCSMANGYVESDRCAFSPMPAMLPPRHIQEMRRMATKLVHGSYAEELEFQDDVMVYDLVAQKDTKAAIIERMKAANRQPSDSLSKGQLISTAAMLSSTVSTVLTATGKTVMDTVNNIMSTRRRSDDGGKEERRKSEDFDRTTGRRCEGLWKELGRTKVAGEEEIRKTVGHGETYVLTSEFDVKNHIISESDGKIESVKRTYNQNEDDNDHQIHPKTSLHPCLEANSSPNGHFPLEPGELSVVTSNGQSTVLPPIKVTNDDDFVSQYCKLMLSLGVEPDCDDITDNISTFRRRVRALRQKLEEEEFSFSSSWDEGEQQAVEEDEEDEERGSTGKECSGEVPFTGPFISVLLSRLENLLENSIAVNLLVTGILAQLASYPQPLLRSFLLSTDTNQQPGVRTLYQVLVFVHAQIERFMEDRPDYPALITQAWRFLLAKDQDGKFRESLQSHGGDIILDPSLVNGSVKNALPLPPLSVLPPCPAIPPQAKSRVFAIILYSEFLKELAALAQEQSVALDGGWEE, from the exons ATGTTgggtcattgtttctatgtcctgcgTGCTCCATATTTAAGTTCTTGTAAAACGTCctacctacctgtctgcctgtcttcctcacccCGTTTGAATCCTCGCCTCATCTCCGCTTCGCTCACCGGCATG gtgCTGGCCACAGGTCTGTCAGGTCTATACTCGTCTCTCCCAGCCAGGCTGCAGGTGTACAGCGAGGACTGGCACCGCCTGGACCCGGCCGACTGGCAGCAG GTTCCAGCTCTGGTTCATTTTCTACATTCACTGGACTTCTGTGGTGCTGTTATCAAG GTCGCCCATCCCTCCATCCGATCCCAGCTGCTGAGCTACATCTACAACGGCTTCCTGGTTCCTGTCCTTGCTCCCGCGTTACACAAG CTGACTGTGGAGGAGGTGATGACCACCACAGCCTACCTGGATCTGTTCCTGCGCTCCATCTCTGAGCCCGCCCTCCTCCAGACTTTCCTGTCCTTCATCCTGCTGCACAGACATGACAACGTCCACATCCTGGACACACTGGTCAGCAGGGTCAACACACCTTTCCAG CTGGGGACGGTGTCTCTGGCTCTGTTCGGGACTCTCATTGGACTCTTCTGTGAAGACGTCATGCTGCAGCTGGTGTTCAG GTACCTGATTCCCTGCCGCCACCTGAGCCAGAGTCGCTGCTCCTCCCTAAAACAGAGGGACCGTTCCTCCATCTGCACCTTCTCCTCCGCCTCCTTCCTGTTCCTCATGCCTTCCTGGTGCCCGGCACGCCtccacaacacaaacacacactcagagcACATCCACTGGCCCAAAGGAGCAG ACCTATCAGTATCAGACAGTGTGGGTTACTGTCGTGGTTTGGAATTCCTGATGGATGTTAACTACCTTCATTACCTGTGGGATGCCCGCCAGGCCGTCTCCACCTCCCACAG gGCGTGTTTGTTTTGGTCTGCACCTTACGACGGCATCGACCCTCCTCCTCAAGAGTATCGACCTGACACACCAGGAGACCTCACAGATGATGAGGAAGAGCTCATAGAGAGACTTAAGAGGGACTCCATCTGTTCATTGGTTGTCCATCCTCCCCCTTCCTTTCTGTCCCCAACACCGTCCTCCACAGACACCGTCTCCACGTGCAACCAGGCAGGAAGGGTCAGCTCTGCCATGGAGCTGGAGTGGGATGACATTTTTGGAGACGAGGATCGGTCTTCACCTGCAGTTTGCAGCATGGCGAATGGCTACGTGGAGTCTGACAGATGTGCTTTTTCACCCATGCCAGCGATGCTACCTCCTAGACACATCCAGGAAATGAGGCGCATGGCGACCAAGCTGGTGCACGGCTCATACGCGGAGGAGTTAGAGTTTCAGGATGACGTCATGGTCTATGATCTTGTTGCCCAAAAAGACACAAAAGCAGCTATTATCGAACGGATGAAGGCAGCGAATCGACAGCCCAGTGACAGTTTGTCCAAAGGTCAACTCATTTCAACAGCAGCAATGCTGTCATCCACTGTTTCAACAGTGTTAACAGCAACAGGGAAGACGGTGATGGACACGGTTAATAACATCATGTCCACTCGGAGGAGGAGTGATGATGGAGGGAAAGAGGAGAGAAGGAAGAGTGAAGACTTTGACAGGACCACAGGGAGGAGGTGTGAGGGTTTGTGGAAAGAGCTGGGCAGAACAAAGGTGGCGGGAgaagaggagataaggaaaacagTTGGACACGGAGAGACGTATGTCCTCACCAGCGAGTTTGATGTAAAGAATCACATCATCAGCGAATCTGATGGGAAAATCGAGTCAGTAAAGAGAACCTATAACCAGAATGAAGACGATAACGATCATCAGATACATCCGAAGACATCTCTGCATCCATGTCTAGAAGCAAACTCCTCACCAAACGGCCATTTTCCATTAGAACCAGGAGAACTTAGTGTGGTCACTTCAAACGGCCAGTCTACGGTGCTGCCTCCAATCAAGGTCACCAACGACGATGACTTTGTGTCTCAATACTGTAAGCTCATGCTCTCTCTAGGGGTGGAGCCAGactgtgatgacatcacagataACATCAGCACATTCAGGAGGCGTGTCCGAGCACTGAGGCAGAAGCTTGAAGAGGAGGAGTTCAGTTTTAGCTCCTCCTGGGACGAAGGAGAGCAACAGGCAGTGGAAGAGGACGAGGAAGACGAGGAGAGGGGGAGCACAGGGAAGGAATGTAGCGGGGAGGTTCCATTTACAG GCCCGTTTATCAGTGTCCTGTTGTCCCGACTCGAGAACCTTCTGGAAAACTCCATAGCTGTCAATCTGCTGGTGACAGGCATCTTGGCTCAGCTGGCATCATACCCACAACCTCTCCTTAGATCCTTCCTGCTCAGTACAGATACAAATCAGCAGCCCGGCGTACGAACCCTATACCAG GTGTTGGTTTTCGTGCACGCTCAGATTGAGCGCTTCATGGAGGACCGACCAGATTATCCTGCCCTCATCACCCAGGCCTGGAGGTTCTTGTTGGCTAAAGACCAAGACGGCAAATTTAGAG AGTCTCTGCAGTCTCATGGCGGGGACATCATCCTGGATCCATCTTTAGTAAACGGCTCGGTGAAGAATGCCCTGCCTTTACCTCCTCTAAGCGTGCTTCCTCCCTGTCCTGCGATTCCCCCTCAGGCCAAGAGCCGAGTGTTCGCCATCATTCTCTACTCGGAGTTCCTGAAGGAGCTCGCAGCCCTTGCCCAGGAGCAGAGCGTGGCACTAGACGGTGGCTGGGAGGAATAA
- the LOC107376795 gene encoding FHF complex subunit HOOK-interacting protein 1A isoform X1: protein MMASVVVGGNRRKSLTLRGVDPETCMIVFKNHWVQVVKILEKHEPSRSTSRALSFLSGHQNSSSSGALRLGPIPADEASAVQNYVEHMLFLLMEEEAGLGGAMGPILELVVLEGVMERLFLWSLRRQFTEDMKLEQLRMYQMLLSQAKQPLLHHKPVLRPLMMLLTSCAGAATDTGGVVEAELVQLLNQLCAALVRDPSVLELFFHSSQDQGAANFLLFSLLIPYTHRQGQVGQQARDALLLIMSLSASEPRVAQHIAENTYFCPVLATGLSGLYSSLPARLQVYSEDWHRLDPADWQQVPALVHFLHSLDFCGAVIKVAHPSIRSQLLSYIYNGFLVPVLAPALHKLTVEEVMTTTAYLDLFLRSISEPALLQTFLSFILLHRHDNVHILDTLVSRVNTPFQLGTVSLALFGTLIGLFCEDVMLQLVFRYLIPCRHLSQSRCSSLKQRDRSSICTFSSASFLFLMPSWCPARLHNTNTHSEHIHWPKGADLSVSDSVGYCRGLEFLMDVNYLHYLWDARQAVSTSHRACLFWSAPYDGIDPPPQEYRPDTPGDLTDDEEELIERLKRDSICSLVVHPPPSFLSPTPSSTDTVSTCNQAGRVSSAMELEWDDIFGDEDRSSPAVCSMANGYVESDRCAFSPMPAMLPPRHIQEMRRMATKLVHGSYAEELEFQDDVMVYDLVAQKDTKAAIIERMKAANRQPSDSLSKGQLISTAAMLSSTVSTVLTATGKTVMDTVNNIMSTRRRSDDGGKEERRKSEDFDRTTGRRCEGLWKELGRTKVAGEEEIRKTVGHGETYVLTSEFDVKNHIISESDGKIESVKRTYNQNEDDNDHQIHPKTSLHPCLEANSSPNGHFPLEPGELSVVTSNGQSTVLPPIKVTNDDDFVSQYCKLMLSLGVEPDCDDITDNISTFRRRVRALRQKLEEEEFSFSSSWDEGEQQAVEEDEEDEERGSTGKECSGEVPFTGPFISVLLSRLENLLENSIAVNLLVTGILAQLASYPQPLLRSFLLSTDTNQQPGVRTLYQVLVFVHAQIERFMEDRPDYPALITQAWRFLLAKDQDGKFRESLQSHGGDIILDPSLVNGSVKNALPLPPLSVLPPCPAIPPQAKSRVFAIILYSEFLKELAALAQEQSVALDGGWEE from the exons ATGATGGCCTCAGTGGTTGTCGGGGGCAACCGCAGGAAGTCCCTCACACTGAGAGGAGTGGACCCGGAGACCTGCATGATCGTGTTTAAGAACCACTGGGTCCAG GTGGTGAAGATTTTGGAGAAACACGAGCCGAGTCGCAGCACCTCCAGAGCTCTGAGCTTCCTCTCAGGTCACcagaacagcagcagctctggagCGCTACGGCTTGGCCCGATCCCCGCCGACGAGGCCAGCGCCGTCCAGAACTACGTCGAACACATGCTGTTCCTGCTGATGGAGGAGGAGGCGGGGCTTG GAGGAGCCATGGGGCCCATCCTGGAGTTGGTGGTTCTGGAGGGCGTGATGGAGAGACTTTTCCTGTGGAGTCTGAGGAGACAGTTCACTGAGGACATGAAGCTGGAGCAGCTGAGGATGTACCAGATGCTCTTGTCTCAGGCTAAGCAGCCTCTGCTGCACCATAAGCCCGTTCTCCGCCCGCTCATGATGCTGCTCACCTCATGTGCTGGAGCTGCAACTG ACACTGGCGGGGTGGTGGAGGCGGAGCTTGTCCAGTTGTTGAACCAGCTGTGTGCGGCTCTGGTCAGGGACCCGTCAGTACTGGAGCTGTTCTTCCACAGCAGCCAGGACCAGGGAGCCGCTAACTTCCTCCTCTTCTCCCTGCTCATCCCCTACACTCACAG GCAGGGACAGGTGGGACAACAGGCCAGAGATGCTCTGCTGCTCATCATGTCTCTGTCAGCCTCCGAGCCTCGAGTAGCTCAGCACATCGCCGAGAACACCTACTTCTGTCCC gtgCTGGCCACAGGTCTGTCAGGTCTATACTCGTCTCTCCCAGCCAGGCTGCAGGTGTACAGCGAGGACTGGCACCGCCTGGACCCGGCCGACTGGCAGCAG GTTCCAGCTCTGGTTCATTTTCTACATTCACTGGACTTCTGTGGTGCTGTTATCAAG GTCGCCCATCCCTCCATCCGATCCCAGCTGCTGAGCTACATCTACAACGGCTTCCTGGTTCCTGTCCTTGCTCCCGCGTTACACAAG CTGACTGTGGAGGAGGTGATGACCACCACAGCCTACCTGGATCTGTTCCTGCGCTCCATCTCTGAGCCCGCCCTCCTCCAGACTTTCCTGTCCTTCATCCTGCTGCACAGACATGACAACGTCCACATCCTGGACACACTGGTCAGCAGGGTCAACACACCTTTCCAG CTGGGGACGGTGTCTCTGGCTCTGTTCGGGACTCTCATTGGACTCTTCTGTGAAGACGTCATGCTGCAGCTGGTGTTCAG GTACCTGATTCCCTGCCGCCACCTGAGCCAGAGTCGCTGCTCCTCCCTAAAACAGAGGGACCGTTCCTCCATCTGCACCTTCTCCTCCGCCTCCTTCCTGTTCCTCATGCCTTCCTGGTGCCCGGCACGCCtccacaacacaaacacacactcagagcACATCCACTGGCCCAAAGGAGCAG ACCTATCAGTATCAGACAGTGTGGGTTACTGTCGTGGTTTGGAATTCCTGATGGATGTTAACTACCTTCATTACCTGTGGGATGCCCGCCAGGCCGTCTCCACCTCCCACAG gGCGTGTTTGTTTTGGTCTGCACCTTACGACGGCATCGACCCTCCTCCTCAAGAGTATCGACCTGACACACCAGGAGACCTCACAGATGATGAGGAAGAGCTCATAGAGAGACTTAAGAGGGACTCCATCTGTTCATTGGTTGTCCATCCTCCCCCTTCCTTTCTGTCCCCAACACCGTCCTCCACAGACACCGTCTCCACGTGCAACCAGGCAGGAAGGGTCAGCTCTGCCATGGAGCTGGAGTGGGATGACATTTTTGGAGACGAGGATCGGTCTTCACCTGCAGTTTGCAGCATGGCGAATGGCTACGTGGAGTCTGACAGATGTGCTTTTTCACCCATGCCAGCGATGCTACCTCCTAGACACATCCAGGAAATGAGGCGCATGGCGACCAAGCTGGTGCACGGCTCATACGCGGAGGAGTTAGAGTTTCAGGATGACGTCATGGTCTATGATCTTGTTGCCCAAAAAGACACAAAAGCAGCTATTATCGAACGGATGAAGGCAGCGAATCGACAGCCCAGTGACAGTTTGTCCAAAGGTCAACTCATTTCAACAGCAGCAATGCTGTCATCCACTGTTTCAACAGTGTTAACAGCAACAGGGAAGACGGTGATGGACACGGTTAATAACATCATGTCCACTCGGAGGAGGAGTGATGATGGAGGGAAAGAGGAGAGAAGGAAGAGTGAAGACTTTGACAGGACCACAGGGAGGAGGTGTGAGGGTTTGTGGAAAGAGCTGGGCAGAACAAAGGTGGCGGGAgaagaggagataaggaaaacagTTGGACACGGAGAGACGTATGTCCTCACCAGCGAGTTTGATGTAAAGAATCACATCATCAGCGAATCTGATGGGAAAATCGAGTCAGTAAAGAGAACCTATAACCAGAATGAAGACGATAACGATCATCAGATACATCCGAAGACATCTCTGCATCCATGTCTAGAAGCAAACTCCTCACCAAACGGCCATTTTCCATTAGAACCAGGAGAACTTAGTGTGGTCACTTCAAACGGCCAGTCTACGGTGCTGCCTCCAATCAAGGTCACCAACGACGATGACTTTGTGTCTCAATACTGTAAGCTCATGCTCTCTCTAGGGGTGGAGCCAGactgtgatgacatcacagataACATCAGCACATTCAGGAGGCGTGTCCGAGCACTGAGGCAGAAGCTTGAAGAGGAGGAGTTCAGTTTTAGCTCCTCCTGGGACGAAGGAGAGCAACAGGCAGTGGAAGAGGACGAGGAAGACGAGGAGAGGGGGAGCACAGGGAAGGAATGTAGCGGGGAGGTTCCATTTACAG GCCCGTTTATCAGTGTCCTGTTGTCCCGACTCGAGAACCTTCTGGAAAACTCCATAGCTGTCAATCTGCTGGTGACAGGCATCTTGGCTCAGCTGGCATCATACCCACAACCTCTCCTTAGATCCTTCCTGCTCAGTACAGATACAAATCAGCAGCCCGGCGTACGAACCCTATACCAG GTGTTGGTTTTCGTGCACGCTCAGATTGAGCGCTTCATGGAGGACCGACCAGATTATCCTGCCCTCATCACCCAGGCCTGGAGGTTCTTGTTGGCTAAAGACCAAGACGGCAAATTTAGAG AGTCTCTGCAGTCTCATGGCGGGGACATCATCCTGGATCCATCTTTAGTAAACGGCTCGGTGAAGAATGCCCTGCCTTTACCTCCTCTAAGCGTGCTTCCTCCCTGTCCTGCGATTCCCCCTCAGGCCAAGAGCCGAGTGTTCGCCATCATTCTCTACTCGGAGTTCCTGAAGGAGCTCGCAGCCCTTGCCCAGGAGCAGAGCGTGGCACTAGACGGTGGCTGGGAGGAATAA